Below is a window of Yimella sp. cx-51 DNA.
GACCCCGATCGGCAGCCGCGCGAGAGCCGCGTAGAACGCGAGGTTCATCAAGCCCAATGCAGCCGAGTAGAAGCCGACGGCTCGCCAATCGGCAGCACTCCGCCCCCGCCACCGTGGCCGCACCAGCAGCACGATCACACCCGCCGAGAGCGCCATCCGCAGCGCCACGGTGCCGACGGCGCCGATGCTCGGCACCAGTGTTGCTGCGAGGGCGCCACCGAATTGCACCGACACCACAGCCGCCATGACCAGGGCGACGGGTGGCACCCGATCGATCGAGGAGCGGATCCTCACCGAAGGATGCGTCCAGCGCAGCTGAGGGTCTCCAATCGTTGCGGCGAGAGCACTTCCTCGGTCACGCCTGCACCCGTTTCCGGTGCATGGATCATGCTTCCGGGCGAGGTGACGATGCCCACGTGGTGGATCGACGCGCCCGGCTTGGCGAAGAAGTAGAGGTCTCCGGCACGCACCTGGTCGAGCGGCACGTCCTGCGATGCGCGGTACTGGTCGTCCGCGTCGCGGGGCACCGACCATCCGAGCGAGCGGGCGCTGTGGTGCACCAAGCCGGAGCAGTCCAGCCCTTCGGCGGTGAGCCCGCCCCAGAGATAGGGCAGCCCCAGGTGGGTGCGAGCCTGCTCGACGTAGGCGCTGGGTTCGATGTCTGCGGGGGAGTCGTCGCGTGGCGCGTCCTCGGATCGAGGAGCCTCGTCACCGAGGTGAGCCTGCGGCACCCATCCGGGATACCCCTGCGGGTGCCGACTGCTGGGCTGCCACGGGCAGGTGACCCGCGCCCACCCGTCACGGGTCTCGTGGATGTCGACGGGTTCGCCGAAGGACAACTCCGAGTCGATCACATCGAGCAGGCCGCCCCTGCCCTCCGCCCCTTCGATCTCGTGCTCGTCCATGCCCGCCAGCCATTCCTGATGATCGGGCTCAGGCCGAGTCATGGGCGCGTCGATCGGGCGCAAGGCCTCGGGCGCACGCCACAACCCGGTGGCCTCCACAACGACGTACGCGCGCTTCACCGCGTCACCAACCACGTGCTCGCCACTCCTTCAATGCTGGTCGTTCCGTTCCGATGGTGGTGTCGTTCCCGTGACCCGGATAGACGGCGGTCGAGTCGTCGAAACATCCGAAGAGACGTTCCTCGACGTCGTCGATGAGTTGCGGGAAGGACTGGTAGTCATAGTGATCGGTCGCGCCGACGCCGCCGGGAAAGAGCGTGTCGCCGGAGAAGAGATGGCTGCGGCCATCCGATCCGGCGAACGAGTAGGCGATCGACCCGGGAGTGTGCCCGCGCACATGCGTGCAGGTGATGGTGAGGTCCCCGACGGGGATGGTGTCGCCGTCCGTGAGCCGTCGATCAGTGGGCACCTCGATCTCGTCGGCATCGTCCGCGCCGGCGAGTGTGGGGGCGGCCAGGGCGTCCTTGGCCTCGGCCAGCGCACCCACGTGATCGAAGTGCCGGTGGGTCGTCGCGATGCCGACCACTCGTGCGTCCGCCTCGGAGATCATCGCCTCGATCAGCGGCCAATCTGCGGCGGCATCAATCAACAAGGCGGC
It encodes the following:
- a CDS encoding C40 family peptidase, whose protein sequence is MVGDAVKRAYVVVEATGLWRAPEALRPIDAPMTRPEPDHQEWLAGMDEHEIEGAEGRGGLLDVIDSELSFGEPVDIHETRDGWARVTCPWQPSSRHPQGYPGWVPQAHLGDEAPRSEDAPRDDSPADIEPSAYVEQARTHLGLPYLWGGLTAEGLDCSGLVHHSARSLGWSVPRDADDQYRASQDVPLDQVRAGDLYFFAKPGASIHHVGIVTSPGSMIHAPETGAGVTEEVLSPQRLETLSCAGRILR
- a CDS encoding MBL fold metallo-hydrolase, producing MNYDGKVEPGGPAQVLDTGNARITKRSVGSMSNNAYLVQDAATGAALLIDAAADWPLIEAMISEADARVVGIATTHRHFDHVGALAEAKDALAAPTLAGADDADEIEVPTDRRLTDGDTIPVGDLTITCTHVRGHTPGSIAYSFAGSDGRSHLFSGDTLFPGGVGATDHYDYQSFPQLIDDVEERLFGCFDDSTAVYPGHGNDTTIGTERPALKEWRARGW